The Magnolia sinica isolate HGM2019 chromosome 3, MsV1, whole genome shotgun sequence genome includes the window AGTAAGACCGTCAGACACTCCTACTGACAGTGGCGGTAAGCTTGGTGATGATGGTGAATTATTTTCTGATATTGGTCAATTTCAAAGATTAGTTGGTAGACTAATTTATTTAACTATTACTCAGCCAGATATCTCATATGTAGTTAGTTTAGTCAGTAGATTTATGCATGCACCAATAGTTAATCATATGAATGCTGTTAACAGAATTTTGCAGTATTTGAAGGGTTCTTCAGGAAGAGGTATATGGATGCGTAAAAATGGACAGTTCCATTACTGCttatactgatgctgattgggctgggtgTCCAGTTGATCGAAGATCTACAACAGGTTATTGTACATTTGTTGGAGGTAATCTGGTAAcatggaagagtaagaaacagaATGTTGTTGCGCGATCAAGAGTAGAAGTAGAATATCGAGTAATGGCTTTAACCACTAGTGAAGTTATTTGGCTCCGGACCTTATTGTAGGATTTGGGTTTTGGTTCATCCCAACTAACAAAAATGTTCTGTGACAATCAAGCTGCAATGCACATTGCTTCAAATCCAGTTTATCACGAGCGGACTAAACATATTAAGGTGGATTGTCACTTCGTTTGAGAAAATGTACAAGCCAATGTTATTCGTCCTCTTTTGTTCGTAGCGACCAACAGTTAGCGGATATTTTCCCTAAGGGACTACCTGCTACCAAGTTTCAAGAGATACTGTCCAAGTTGGACTCTATCGATATTTTCGCACCAACTTGAGGGAGAGTGTTGATGGAGAAGAGAGATTTATGGtggatttttttctatttatggatTAATTTGATTACCTGTAGTTATATTTTTGTTAAAATAGGTTTGCTCCATTATTAGCATCCTATATCCATTGTCATTATAAATTATGGATGTAATCTCTATTGTCACCATGAGTAAGAATATCTTTCATCCTCTTCTCCCGTGCACGTAGGATCGCTACATTGGCGGTTGAAACACGTAAATTCATGTGTATTTTCTTCTCACTATATTATTTCTTAtatatccttgccgtccatcagttttgccggtTCATTATAAGGCAtcatttaaaaaatgaagcagattcaacgtGTACGTCATTATCCTGTTATTTCTTAtcgtgtggcacacttgagcattggatgtgctttaattttggaatcatgcacaaaaataagcgggaaaaacggatggacggcgtggataagacaaatacatacACAATGgcctccacagagtttactcactacgcaatcggTTTCCCGCGTGAAATGGGTTAAAGCTACATGGCTAGTGACATGCACAGTATCATgacatggatggacggttcacactctcatttgattcggctcaaacgacgaacggattggatgtcacacacttacatcatggtagggcgccCTTCTACACGCGCTCCCTTGATGAGCACACAAACGTCGCGGTCCTACCATCTATATCGTATCAGTTCACATGCTCCTTAGTACACATCAGCCACGTTTACTAAGGAGAACGCGCTCCCCAGATGCTGCCACGTGTACTAAGGAGAACGCGTTCCCCTAGATGCTTCCTGCTCATGAAAGCTTTTTCGAGAGTACTCTATTCTCGATACCTTCTCCCATCTCTCCCCCTTTCTTTATTCCCTCCATTCCAAAAACCCATCTACAATAATCTCCTTCTCGTCTCCTTCTCGTCTTCAACTTCACCCACAGACGAAAAGCAGAGAGATATGGCAGATTGGGGTCCTGTTGTGATAGCTGTAGTACTGTTCGTGCTGCTGTCACCAGGCCTTCTCTTTCAGCTGCCAGGAAGGAATCGGATAGTGGAGTTTGGAGGCTTTCAAACAAGTGGGATATCGATCCTCGTCCATACGATCATCTTCTTCGGCctcatcaccatcttcctcatcgCTATCGGTGTCCACATCTACACTGGCTAGATTACAAGCACCCATCTTAAAATCCAAcggctctctctatctctctcttcatgtttttgttatttgatttttttcccttGTGATATGGTTTTCTTTGGGGGGTTTTGGGCTATGTTGTTTTGATGAAACTCGcggttggatggttggaatagTTTACGTTTGTTGATATATAGACCCACTTTTTTTTGTTATCGCACCCCTTTCTTTCTGGTTTTGGTAATACAACAGTACAGTTTTagcccaccgtattgtttatttgacatccaatccatccatcaggtgcgccTCCCTCATTTTCGTCGTAAGGCTCAAGCATCATCCCGATTAAgagctcagatgggccacaccatagggaatagtgTAAAATAACGCCTTGGACCTCTTGGGTTCACTCGATGGAGCCTGCCTGAGTTTTTGGGTGATGCTGATTTTTTAGTATCCCTTTTATCCTGGTGAGGCACGtcggatgaacggattggatggaatatgcagatacggtgggccacacatacaatcATACGGTGAGCGTACTCTCTccattgttccctgtgttgtATGGCACACTGGAGATGTAGAtcggtctgttttttttttttggtgtgacgGGCACCCTACACGTTGGGTCCCACAATTCGGTCCGGTGTCGACTGTTGACGGCAGGTGTTGTGCCATCTGGCTTAAAACAGGCCATTCACAGCATCCAAATAAACGGACGGTTAGGAAAAATTTTAACCGGTAGTTGAAGATTTTGGCCCACTAAATGAGTGAAGCGGTCAAGATTAAGCATTGTTTCCAGCCAGATGAAAGGTTGAGATACCGCACTCGTGTTATATCTTGGCACATGTTCCACGCGTGTGGACATCAACAAACCTCTGGTGTGTGTGGTGGTACATTGAGAAATTATAGGGGGTTGATATcgacactcttttttttttagtttctgCTTTTGGTTATACGACGTAGCAGATTTGTATGGTTGCATTACGCAACGTAATAAATACGGTTGGTTTATTATGAAATGGACAGCATGACCGGACCCGCATTCGTTAGGGACCCCCGGCATCGATGTTGGTGCTGGTCGGTGCAAGAAAAGCTGTgggaccaaccatgatgtatgtgttataccggagtcggattcggtagtgacctccGGTATGGATTCGGATACTGGTCGGTTCTGGAAAGGTTTTGTGGGCCTACcctgatgtctgtgttttatccgcaggagagagagagagagtgagagagatgctcacacacaactagttggaccgtccaatTAGTTCGATTAATTTAAACAGCTCTTTCAATATGGTTACAAAATGGTTAATGGCTTGGGTGGGCCTTTttgtggtgttaatgtaaaatccacatGACCATCATGTGTGTCACCCGATGTTAGACTTATGGACTGAAAATCAACCCCATTGGTGGTTCAGGTGTACCGCATAGTTGGAAACAATGTGCTAAAATATCTCACCCTCAAAAATAATttatttgatgaggcccacttgaatcacctgAGGATCTTATTTTTTGGTCTCACACCTAGAATTTTCTGTCTCATCTAATGGTtagaatggattttacatatttaTAATTGGGGtcttgtaaaaatcaaaggtggatgttccattggtgtggctcacttgaattacaAGTTTGCTTTATATTTCGGCTCTAGACTAACAATGAGATTGCAAGTCTGCTTTATATTTCGGCTCTGGACCTACAATGAGATTGCACATCTGATGGTCAGAGTAGATCTTATATATATGATTCGGTGGGCCATATCAAGAATCAAGGTAAGCCTTTTCTCCATTTGTTAAACTTCTTCAAATTCCAAGAGAAAAGGTGCGTACTTCGAAAAAAAGTGGGAGTGGATAAGGTGTAGCTTGTCCTCAAGTAGTACTGTGCATCCCTAACCttggggccaaccttgatataGGTATTGTAAATCCATGCCCTACATCCATATTTTCAGCCCATGATaggacatgattcaaaaaatggaccacaccatagaaactgtggtgattagccattaaaaagtttttgtaggccaaaagttttgaatcaagctgaaatttgttttttatttttaatttatttcatcAAGATCTTTGTGTTAGTTGGCAAGTAAAAAattatggtgagccttaggaaaattttaatggtaagggTTCAttatccactatttcctatggtgtgtaccacttgagatttgtaactgattcattttttagattaatgttctaaaatgagctaaaaaaatcaatggacggcgtggatatacaatacctacatcaatgtgggctgcaTGATCAGGGACGAACTGTGATGCATGAGGAAGGGGCCGCACTTAATCcacttttattcttttctttttctttttttttcttttttgttctttcaaaaaatataataagcacTTTTTTCTTGTAATGGAGCTAAAGAAACTTAACAGctgaaaaaaaatgtataaccttattttttttgggttcattgtgatgtacatgtgacATCTAGTCTGATAGTTAAATGTGTCATCTCATTATACGTCTTGGTACAGAATATCAAACTGACTTTTGattctggtaggccacaccaatagaATAATAGAAGGAGAAATGTCAACCTATGATTTTTATAATACTCACAATTATGAGTAAATTAAATCAACTCCTATCATTAAATGCCACACCAAAGGTTAGACATAGAACTCAAAAATTAGAGTCATACTTGATTTAAGTGTACCTCATTAAAGGAATTAATTTAAAAGATAAGCTTTTTTCACACACTATTTTCAATTGTACGGTTCACTTGAACCAtgaattgagttgatttttgatTCCTAAGTCTAACATGGGTTAGACATACATGATAGTCAAGGTGGATTTTCCATTACACCTTAAAAAGATAAGGTGAAGCAAGCGGCCTCTCTCTCATCATTAAATGCCTAGCTAGTTGCACAAGAATGTAGTGTCCAGCtaattgtgtgtgagcatctctctctctccccctttctctctctctctctctatatatatatatatatatatgggaaatggttctgtGCGGAGTGGTTATGTGCAGACCAGCTCATGGGAatgtcccatgaggtcaagttgtgtgggccccaccatgatccaggttgaacatcaacattgtgcatttaaTGGGTTACCTTTAACTTATAgggtatcccaaaaatcatccgtacacggaactcaggtgggccataccatctaaaatcatacgaagacatgcctaaaacatataaaagcacttggtggggcccacttgaaatttggatgcatatgaaacttggtctaaccattcatccaagtaggacacatataatggatgggctggatttgtgaaagacatcttggtgggcccaaaacatAATTATGAATGTTTCCTGTCAACTTTTGtaagaagttcccatgagctcaacggCATGGAActatttccctatatatataaagCACTTGGCGGGgaccacttgtgctttggatgcggctgaaacttggtctgatccctcatccaagtggggtacacacaatggatgggctggatttgtgaaccacatctttgtgggcccaacaaatgattataaattttttaatgagagagtaactcctctcaactgttgtatatggtgtggcctacccaagtcatggattgacttgatttttaagcccttggCCATGGGGTAGAtgttgcatctaactgatggggtagatgtttgatacacatcaaggtaggccccacacagctcgacctcatggaaagttcccatgagatcATCCTGACACTTTACCAGAGGATTTAGCAATGCTCGGTTTCGTCTTTCATAAGacaagcttcaatgttcagaagcCGGATTTCCATCTAACCCTTGGAAGCGTGTAAACAAAAATCACTTCATAGTACAGCCACTCCAAGCTCAAATCTCTGCGATCTCTTAATTTTCTCTCTTCCACATTCGGGGATTGATTAATTTTGATTTTTACATATGAACTGTAACTGTCACCTTGTACATGTACTAATGTAGATGGCCTGTAGGGTTAGAAATTCTATATTCATTTTGTAAACCTTTCAAAGTCCTTTCGGTATggtaccgtccatccatcttatcaaattgattgaccattaatgggccacaaaagctttggattaaactgatatttgttttttcccttcatccaggcttacgtGAGCTTAtctacagattggatggcaaataatcactaagtaaacattaaggtgcgccctaagaagttttttaacggtggggcgttcagtcaccactgtttcgatccacctgagatttggatttcttcCTAAAACggtatggaaaaacggatggccgCATTGTAaacagaatagatacatcaaggtgggccccacggtaaggactGCACACCGCCTTGCGtgtggcctgggtatcacctaaTCCGAATAAAGCTGCCACGTGTAGTGCAGAAATTGTTCATCGGGATGTATTGCAGCTTTCTGAGCTGTTGAATCTGATCACTTCACAACGGACCGGATCTTGTACACGTGCGACAGGTGTAGGGAGAATCATATCGAGCTTTCGGCTCTTGGCAGCTTTTCTAAGCAAGGAACCTGTCCCCATCGTTGGAGAGAAAAGATGAAACCGGCCAGCCCCTGTTGGTCAACAAACATGGCGAGAAGTTTGGTATTCCTCGAGAGCACTCAAATCGTAGCCCGCGAGGAAAACTGATTCACATGGGCCCAGCTTTTGGTGATCGGAACCGCTCATTGGGCGCGTTCAATCAGGGATAGCTCTAGTTGCAGAAAATTCTGTCCCAATGTGGTCCTTAGTTCCCATCATTTATTGTCCCCCTCAGCTCTTATCATTTATTCAACAAGCTTTTCCACTCGGTTAGATACATGGATTACATCTAAACCACTCATTAAGTGGACCCAGCGATTGACTAACAAAAGATCGTGACACCTCATGATCCAAGTTGTTCGACCAAAAGTAGGACCCACGTGATAGATGATTTAGATTAATAATCCAACTATTCTAGTgccatcaatatggaccatccattcctCAGAAGGGACGGTCAATCACAGGTAAGACCGAGTTATGGATGACATAAATCAAGAAGTTTTAAGTGGTGGGCGggcaataaccactgtttccttttggtgcggtccaccagAAACTTGGACCTGCCTCGGGTTTTGTTCATGCccaaataagctggaaaaatggatggggcTTGGATAACAGCCGTACATGGAAGCCTCGTTCCTCTCTTTTACGTGAAGACAGCTGTCAGCACGTCTTCTAGTACGCGTCCGCCATATTATAATGCTTTCCCGACTCgagttttagaaaaaaaaaaaaagctctcatACTCTGCCTAAGTGACTAACGATTCGCAGGCACTAGAAAAGAATACTTAAAACTGGATACCTgacataaattaattaaaaataaacccCGTAAATCTGTGTAACAGTTGTTTAATAATAAGAttaagcttattttattctctcaCTAGCAGATTGGTTGACATTTAGGCCCGTTTGGATTCTAAGTTACGTAAGATAAACTACTTATGCctcttaagtaacttatctttggtttctacttattaatcaGATAAGTGTGGCTGGTGAATAACATACTTATCAGCCGAAAAATAGATACGCAGGTTTGGTTTCCAATTGTTGTATTTTtaagttattttcaaaataaattgatattTCAAAATTTACATTTACGTGTCTTTTCACACAAGTTTGAAAGGTCAtccttttatatttttattttggaaaGGGGAGTCTTCTTTTATCTCATACTCAATGTCGCATCAATTGAGTTTACACTGAATAGTCACTGCTTTTTTTTGAAAGCTTTTCCCTACACCTTTCAAGGTGTCTTCACAATGTTTATAAATAGACTTATTTTTGTCTGATTTttaagtgaatatatatatatatatatatatatatatatatatatatatatatattagaaaagTCTAATTTTACTTTCAAAGTATGATTAAGTATTTTTATCGTTTGGGTTAAGACTACAAATGATTGTAACCCATACAGGATGAGTATGGCGAAGAGTGACCCTCAAATGACGGTTGGTTCCCAgccttgaaaataaaaaattaaaaaaggaaaaattataAGTGGCCCATTGTTGGCTTTGGGAGGAATCGACGTGTTCACATGTATGCATGCGATTCACCATTCTTTGGCAGGCGTCCATCTCTTAAGCGTGTTCGCATGTATTTGCTTATTTCAATTCAACCATTGAATATAGGTCTCACTGTCGTGTAAATGGGAAGAACTAATAGTGAATGGACGATCTGACCACTTGATCAATGGGaataaaatggacggttggaatcATTTATCCTAACCGCTAGTAGGTTTGTTCAAATTTGTTATCTCAGGCAACCTTTTACTACTTTAGCAGCGCACCATGGTTTATAAGCATGCACTCTATAATtctatatgttataggtttttggacaatctaattcaAGCCCAACTTTTGATGATCAAGACTATTAAGCTAATGTGCCAGACCATGTATAATGTGTGTTACCAAAGTATTCCCTTATCGGACAATCTTACATGTCCAACTTATGACTTGCAAGTGGATGGTTTATTGTCCACTTTCTCTAAGAAATTCGGATGGAGGATTTTGGAAAGATACCTGACAGCCACTAATAGTAGTGGGTCGTACAAGAGTGCATGTTCTAGATTATGAaaatatgaggcccaccatattgttaGGAGTTAAACAAAACATGTCATTTTGTTTACGTGCATGTTATGGAGTTAAGACTTTTGTGTGATTAATGTGCATAAAATGAATAACTATATTGATGTTGATCTTTAGAAATGCAGTAGGATGCACGGTTGCACACTAAGGTGTCACTCCACACATGTTTTTAGTATAAGTAGTTCATTAGTGGGTCGTTCTTTGTATTTACAGTGACCTAAAAATTAAGTTATAAGGTGGACCGGTCATGGATGTGGCTAACCTTTATGATAACGAGTGCGCATAAGGAATATAGGAGGTATGCTATATCGAACTTGATCGATCGATGGCCAAGTctatcaaaccatgggcccacctatCATTGTTTCTTTATAGACTGCTCACATTATATCTTTTGTACCTATAATTGTGGGCACAATAACAAGAGCTTATTGTTTCATGTAGTCATGTGCTAGCTTTGAACATGTGTGTTAGATCCAATCGATTCTTATGATGGTTTccataatttatttttcttagcCTAAAAGTTTGGTTGATAGGTTTATGAGCTTTATCGCGGCAAAGATCTTGGATGCACTTAAATAAACCACTttaatccatggagttcaagtTTAGTCAATATGCATTTGATAAATGGATATATTTATGTCAACCATTTatcaaatgcatatatatatatatatatatatatatatatatatatatatatatatatatgcatttgatAAATGGGTgacataaaaaaaatcaaaggtttgTGCTAAGGGAATCAAATGCACAAGTGCTACGATGATGTGTGGGGCTTGGAGACAAGGTGTCTCAAAATAGCAATGCCATGAGGTGGCGAGGCTAATGTAATTGAAAATCAAATTGATTGTTTGTTTTAGTGGTCTAATCGTtggccatcaaatgaatggcCAGAAAGAAAATAGTTAGTTGTCTGAATGCAATAGATGATTGTTCGATCAATGGAATTTTCAACCTATGCTCCATTCTCAATGGAGGCTAGTTTTGGATATTTGGGATTGGTGTTCATGTGTGCGGTTATAATTGCACCTGATGAACTATGATATCTTGCTCAATTTTCTGATTCGTAGACTTCTGCACCTATGGGATTCATTATTTGATGAACAAATCGTCGGTTAAGATGCTTAATCATGAATTGAGAATGCCTCATAATCTTCCCAAATTAAGATTTCATAACCGTTCAGGATTTGGACATTTCTCCTCCATATTCAATTGATAAAATTCCATTGATCGTATATTTGTATCTTCCTATTAAGACAACCCCTAACATATATATAAATCAACGGTGCATGTGTTAGGAAACATGTAGCAATGATTTGACGTTGAAGTATGGTGAATACAATTACATGAAGGTTCCCATTTTAGTTTTCATATGTTTAATCATGACAAAATAATCTAtcttctttgtgttgtggatacAATATGCCCACCAGGCTTTGTCGTTAGTTGGTTCAATGGTAAGAATGTACTCAGGGCTGATGAAGTTAGATGAATGATAAGATTGTATTCATGACTAGTGATATAGCAGCTATCAAAATAAAAGTGATGGACAGTAACAACAATGAAATATTCGTTGCATGGAGTCATAGTTGTTGACTCTGTGAGGTTAAAAAAGAGAGGAATCTACCCGAGCAGAGGCTCTTTTGTAAGTAGCTAGTTAGTGAGACTATAACTAATGGACTATATAAAGAATTAGTTGTGGAAACACTAAAGGGGATGGAGCTTAGCCTAACCGAATTGAGCTACTAGTATCGGCAACCCagcctatacaagtggagatcccatacGATAGGTTCAAtgagtaaacaacaagacacaaTGAGACTGGGAAGCACTACAGAGAACTTGCCTATTCCAATAGTATAGGCAGTGCAAGCAGTAACATGAACGAGAATGAGTTTTGAACTATTAATGAATCCATAACCATATGTGGTGGTGTATCTAGTTATTATGTACACTTGATagaattcacctatatgagtTTGGAAgtgaggccgcttcctatgagaatataTATGCCGTTTCTCTATAGCACTCGTGAAAATCCAGATAAAGGTGCATGACCAAAAGGCATTAAATGGCAAAACCAGCTGTAGCGGAAAAGTTGTGTAAGTGACATATATAATTATTTATGCTTCAAGGGTCAGGTTAAAGAATGGTAGTCACCTAATTCCTGTAAAgatgtcttgcttactctaaatTTCAATTAAAATTCGATAAACATCGACACTTACACAACTCTTCCTTCTTAATCCGAATTGtcaaaattttgaaacatgtggagaATTGTTATATTTTAAAgttgttttaaaaataaattagtgtTTCAAAATTTCCATTGGGTGAGGCCTTTGGCTGTAGCTATAGATGTGTGTAGGCCCGCAGATGTGTCTTTTCACACAAGTCCAAAATGTAACAAcctttcaaaatttttattttggaaAGTTGTGTCTTCTCAGACCTATGGTCGCCCCATGGGTTTAAGTTTTGAATTTTCTGGATTTTTGGGCTCATCGTATGGACAGAGTACATGTCATGCAGACATCATAGTGGCCCATGTCAGTTCCATGCCATAACAGTCTTTTCCACAAGGGAAAAGAGTAATTTCCATCCCTAACAGTCATTTCCGTCACTTTCCATAAGGCCGAGTCAAAATGGGGGTGTTTTTTACCCTATAAAAGACTGTTTATTTGAGAATAGTAATGAGGGTTTTTCGTGGCAATGGACCAAAAGATAGGGGTTTACATGTCAAAATCCCAAAaagaacaacaaaaataaaaagaacaacagccacccacctgatgaatggcctggatagcTCAGACGCATGCCACATTGTCACCTGCAGGGAGAGCAGGATTTATTCTAGCACTTAGCAATCACAATTAACAATGCGACTTCACCAATTAACAAGATGCTTTAAGGTCCACCCTATGAGTCTGAATTCTTAGACTGGAAAGATCACAGGTTGTGCCAACATATGAGGAAAGCTTCAaacataaaatttattttctttaaaaaaaatgtaaaatacatTTAAAAAAGAGGCCGGATCCACTACAACACTTTGTATGTTAATCTTAATCTACAATGCAATGAATAGGCCCAGCATAatatgtgcatgacatccaatcagttcatTATGTGCGGCCCCCTCATGTTCTTCTTCgcacaaaaaatcaggccaatccaaaactcaggtgggtcatgccaCAGGTAGCAGCTGGGATgggaatgctcaccattaagaCCCTCCAGATTGTGTGTGGGTCTATAGTGTTTTCCCTATGCCATCCAGTCCATTCAGAAGATGCGGCCCGCCAGGATGGATGGACAACCCAAAAAGCAGTCCGTTCCAAAAGCACAGGCAGTCCTCatcattttagaggttttaggcatgattttacatggcatggcccacttgagttttgggtcagcctgattttagGACGCCAAGGAGAATTTGAGGCagcgcacatgatggatggattggtttTCATGCAtaaatcacagtaggccccacacatttTATTCTATGTTAAGCTTAACCCAAGAGCTTTGTAGTGAATGTAGCCTATAGAGAATAATGCATCTTAAGGGAGCTTTGTAGTGGATCCAGTTCCCTTACAGATTATGGGCTTTAGCTAGGCAAATGCATCTTAACTCTTCTAACCATTTGAAGAATATTGCATCATTGCTTCTAAGAAAATAGTTGAGTCGGATTGGAATAAGCTGACCATTTTCGGAAAGGAGCTATTAATGGAGCGAGATATCGAGTGACAGTCCCCACGGAAGCCTGATGCATTCACCACTTGCCGCTTCTCCCATCTAAAGAATTGGGAATTTGGAGAAAAATGGGCCTGCCATACACATGGGTCAAATGTTAAATAATTCTTTGTTGTAGCAAATCAAAAGAACTGCTAATaattgctttatatatatatatatatatatgactttgCATCACCCAATCAGTGTATTTTGAAACATGCTCATCCATGAGAACTCCGACTAGATAGACGGTATCAATCAGAATGATACCTTGAGACATGTAAGGTGGATCGATGGCTCTAGCTTATTACAGTTCTACCAGCTCTGACACATCATCTCTCCATGTTTAGATAGACTAACCAATAGAATCAATTCAAAGAACCGGTAGCAGCTTCGCGTTTGCCCATTCAAGTATGTCAAACATATTGAAATGGTTTTACTGGTCTGTTATTGGTTTTTCAGTCATAGTCAGCACACAAAATGTTGAAATTGTAACGATAGATGGTAACATATACAGAGGATCAAATGCATAGAGAACTGGAATGTATTTTGGCATtcaattttcaccatttttttgcTATTAAATTCTGATTATTGAGTTAAAACATTTTTTAAATATACATAATAAATCAGCTTACATCGTATTCTTTTcggatttttatatatatatatatatatatatatatatatatatatatatatatatatatatatatatatatatatatatatataaattttttgtattttctaatGGATCTTCCCTAGAAAAACAAAAGGATGAAAGCTATCAAGCATTGTAAAAAATGTAACAATGATATCAGTCAGCACACATTGATATGacacaaaaatgatattttgcaTTTTTCATTTAATGTTAAGAAATATATGAGACAAGTGCATATATACTACATATATCACAGACAGCGGTAAGACCATAC containing:
- the LOC131239469 gene encoding uncharacterized protein LOC131239469; amino-acid sequence: MADWGPVVIAVVLFVLLSPGLLFQLPGRNRIVEFGGFQTSGISILVHTIIFFGLITIFLIAIGVHIYTG